The Deinococcus radiotolerans genome segment TGCGACGTGTACTGGCCCGGCTTCCGCCGCGTGGACTTCCTGCGCGCCCTGCGCGACTACCAGGGCCGCGACCGCCGCTTCGGCCGCTGACCCGCGCCCCACCCGCCGGGGGCCACCCCGCAGCGTCCAGCTGGACAGGCCACGCCGCCACACCACCCGCGAATGTGAAATTTGCCGTAAACGACGCGCAATCCTTCACCGCTACCCGCCGCGCCGCCCCGGCGACCCGCGGCAGGCGTCCACACGACCTCCACCCGTCCCGGCCCCGTGTAAGCAGCGCGTAAGAAGCCGCTTCTTACCGTGAGAACAGTCAAAGAGCGCCACCGCGCCACAGCGCTTTCTGGAAGGAGAAGCATATGAAACACCTGAAATTCATCCTGATCATCAGTGCCGCCGGCGCGGCCGCCGCGCAGACCGCCAGCCCCGTCAGCCTGAACCTCGTCCTGTCCCTCGTCAGCACCGTCAAAGTCAACGGCAAGGCCACCGAGCAACTCACCGCCAACCCCAAGACCACCCTGCCCGGCGACGTCATCAGCCAGGTCGTCACCGTACGCAACAGCAGCGACAAGACCGTGCGCCAGTTCCCCGTCACCCTGCCCGTCCCCAAAGACACCCGCTACCTGAACATGGAAAAAGAACTGGACGGCGCCCAGGCGCAGTACTCCATCGACGGCGGCAAGACCTTCGCCCCCGCCCCCCTGAAACGCCGCGTGACCGTCACCGAGAACGGCAAGAGCGTCACCCGTGACGTCACCGTGAACCCCAACGAGTACACCACCGTCCGCTGGACCGTGAGCGAACTCAGCCCGAACGGCACCCTGAAACTCGGCTACCGCGTTCAGGTCAAGTAACCCCACCCCACCCGGGACGTCCAGGGGCACGCGCGCCTGAACGCCTTACCCCCTGCCGCCCCGCCAACCGCTCACGGAGGAGTTCAATGAAAACCACCCACCTGTTCACGCTCATGGCCGCACTGGCCGCCGGCACGGCCGCCGCTCAGGCCACTGTCAGCCGCACCGGCAACCTCACCAACGCGGGCGTAACCATCACCAACACCGCCTCCGCCACCTTCCAGGACCCCTCCAACACCAGCAACACCCTGAGCGCCAGCTCCAACACCGTGAGCACCACCGTACTGCCCAAGTACGGCTTCAACATCACCTACCCCGCCGGCGGCGACAGCGACGCCACCGACACCACCGCCAACGCCCCCGCCACCCACCAGCGCACCAACGTCGTGCCGGGCACCCGCGTGGTCTTCCCGTACGTGGCAGTCAACAACGGCAACGCCGCGCAGGACATCACCTTGAGCTCCGACAGCACCAGCGGCGTCAGCAACGTCCTGTACTTCCTGACCAACCCCGACACCAACGGCGACGGCATCGTGAGCAACGCGGAACTGGCGGCCGCCACCGCCGTCACGACCATCACCCTGCCCGTCCAGGGCGACGATCCCGCCACCGGGACAGTCGAGACCAACTCAGGCATCGTGAGCTTCTACCAGGTCTACACTGCCACCGGACTCGCCGACGTGGTCGTCGGGGCCACACCCATCGCCACCGGCCAAGTCTGGAGCGGCACCGCCAACGTGAGCGCCACCGAACAGAAGGATCCCGCCACCCCCGCGTACGACGACCTGTGGTGGCAGTACAACAGCGCCAAGATCATCAAGGTGCAGCTGACCAATGATCCCAGCAACCCCGGGACCACCAAAGTTACCCTGCCCCCCACCGGCAGCACCCCCGTCCCCGGCTACACCTCCGGCACCACGCCGATCGCGGTGTCCGGCGACGAGCAGAGCGCCTACCCCAAAGCGGACGCCGACACCAACCCTGACTCCGTCGTCTTCACCAACGTCATCAGCAACGGCGCGGCCGTCGCCGACCCGGTGACCCTGAGCGTCGTGCCCCGCACCACCTTCCCCGTAACCGGCTTCAGCCAGACCGTCACCGCGACCGCCACCCCTGGCGTGTACACCGTCACGCAGACCAACCCGGACGGCAGCACCACCACCGCCACCGTGACCCTCAGCGCGACGAGCGTGACCGTTCCCGCCACTGGCAGCAGCACCTACACCGTCACCGTCACCTACCCCGACCAAGACACCGCCAACCCCTACCCCGTGTACGTGTCCGTGGGCGCCGAATCGGGCAACGACACCGACACCACCGTCGACGACACCACCTTCGACACCATCTACCCGCCCGCGCTGCAGTTCAGGGACAAGGTCACCGACGCGGCCGTGCAGGCCGGCACCGCTGGCAACCCCGCCGTCTTCCCGATGGTGGTCGCCAACACCGGCGAGTACGCCGACACCTACACCCTCTCGGGCTACACCGTGGTGAAACTGCTCGACGGCAGCCAGGCCATCGTGCCCATCAACTACAGCGGCACGGGCGTCACCCAGACCGGCACCCGCTCGGTCACGGACGCCGGAACCGGCCTGACCGCCACCATCCCCGTGTACACCACGGGCGCCATCAGCGCCAACGGCACCCTGGACGTCAACGCCTCCGTGACGCTGCCCGCGAACGTCAGCTACACCACCGGCACCAGCGGCTACCTCCTCAACCAGAGCGTCACCTCGGTGTACAGCGGCATCACGGCCACCGACACCAACGACAAGATCACCGTGGCCCTGAACGGCGCGCTGGCTGTCGCGAAGTTCACGAAGACCGCCACCAGCTACGCGACCGGCAGCGAGTACGTCCTGAACGGCACCGCCAGCACCGGCACCAGCAGTGATCCCCGCTCCGTGGCCAACCCCGCCGACTACAGCGCGGTGAACACCACCAGCTACGCGCCCGGCGTCACGTACAGCTACAAGATCATCGGCAAGAACACCTACAACACCCGCATCGAGAAGTTCTACCTGACCGACGCGCTGAACACCAACCTGAACTTCGTGAGCCTGACCGGCACCGTGACCGGCAACACCCTGGTCGGCGGCACCGACACCAGCGGCACGACCGTCATCTACAGCACCGACGGCAACACCTGGACCACCACCGCCCCCACCAGCGGCACCAGCGTCTACGTGGCCGTGGATGACCCCACCCAGACGGGCAACCAGCCCGGCAGCCTGGATCCCAGCGCCACGCTGGACATGACCATCACCGTCAACATCAAGTAAGTTCTAACCGGGCGTGCCCTGCACTGGCGTGGGGCACGCCCGTTCACAACACAGAAGCAACTTTGAATTTTCGCACATTTCAGTGCGCCGCCCCACTCCTACCGCACCCTTGGTGCGCCCACCGAGGAGCCCACCGTGAACCGTTCCACTTCCCTGGCCCTGACTGCCCTGCTGTTCGCCGGTTCGGCCGCGCAGGCCCTGACCCCCGCCGGCACCGTCATCCTGAACCAGGCGCAGGCGGAATTCCTGCCGCCCGACGCGGGCAGCACTGTTCAGGTTCAGTCGAACGAGGTGCGGACGGTCGTGCAGGCCGTCTGCTCGGTCAGCGTTACGCCTGATGGAACGGTCACGCAACCCGATCAGAGCGCTTCCGTTCTGCCTGGTGAGCAGGCTGTCTTCACCTACACGGTTGTGAATACCGGGAACGCGCGGTTCACCTTCCCGGTGGGTGCGCAGGCCGAAACGGGCAGCACCGTGAGCCCCACGCTGCGCGTCGTGAACGACCTGAACGGCAACGGGCAGGTCGACACGAATGAGCCGGACGTGACGGACGTGACCCTGGACGCTGATCAGCAGGCGCGGGTGCTGCTGGTCGCGCAGGCCGGCGCGGCCGGGAATGCGTTCGTGAACCTCACGGCGTCCTGCGCGGGCGGCGTGAACGCGGACACCAATAATGTCAGCGTGCTCCGGGTCGGCCCGCCCCCCGTGCTGGGCGTCCGGAAGACCTTCACGCCTGCCCTGGTCCGGCCGGGCACCGAGACGACCGTGAATGTCACCACCAGCAACTCCGGTCAGGGTGAGAGCCGCGAGGTGATCCTGACCGACCTGCTGACCGATCAGATTGCGCGCGGTCTGAGCTTCGTGCCCGGCAGCGCCCAGACGAACGTGGGGACGCTGGAGTACACCCAGGACGGCACCACCTGGACGACGGCCGAGGTGAGTCCTGTGCGTGGCGTGCGCGTTCGCGTGCCCAGCCTCGCCCCCGGCGCGAGCGTGCAACTTCAGTTCCGGATGCTGGCCACGCCCTCCGCGGAAGGGCAGCAGTTCGTGAACACCGCCACCGCCCGCACCGGTCAGGACCAGAGCAGTGGCAGCGCCACCGCCGACGTCCGCTACCAGCCCGCCGTGGCCATCGGTCCCGCCGGGAACCCCGAGGCGCCCGAGGGCAGCCCAGCCGACCGCCAGAGCACCACCTTCGCGGTGGCCGGTCAGCTCGTGTGCTTCGATCACACCGCCAAGAACACCGGGGACGTGCAGGACAGCTACCGCGTGACCGTCACGTACCCCCAGGGCGCGGCCGCCGCCACGCTGCTCGGCGAGAACGGCCAGCCTCTCGTGCAGCCCCTGATCCTGGCGCCCGGTCAGACGGCCGCCGTGCGCGTCTGCTACGACGCGCAGCCCGGCGCGCTGGACGCCCTGATCACCATTCAGGGCGACCGCGGCACCAGCAATGCCACCCACGATCTGATCGGCACGGTGCAGAGCGGCCTGCCGGAACTGCGCAAGACCTACGCGGCCGTCAGTGGCGCCACCCGGCAGCCCATCCCCGTGGGCGGCACGGTCGCTGTGGGTGACACGATCACGTACACCCTCTCGGTCCGCAACCCCTTCGACCACCCGGTCACGAACGTGGTGATCACCGACCTCATCCCGGCACACCTGGACGCCCAGAGCATCAGTGACGGGGGCGTGATCAGCGGGCAGCCCGGCGCGCAGACCGCGCAGTGGACGCTGGGGACCCTGGCGCCCGGCGAGACCCGCGCGGTCACGGTGACCACGCTCGTCTCGGCGCGCGCCGTGGACGGCGAGGCGCTGCTGAACACCTTCAGCATGGTCAGCACCGAGTTGCCCCGGGCGCTCGCCAGCAATCAGGTGCAGACGCCCGTCTGGAGTGCCCGCCTGCTGATCAGCAAGCAGGTCAGCGCTGCGGAAGCCACCTACGGCGACAAGCTCACGTACACCCTGGTCATCAGGAACGAGTCCGCGACCACCAGCATTGATGACGCCATCATCACCGACACCCCGGCCAGCGGCCTGGAGTACGTGCCGGGCACCAGCACCCTGGACGGCCAGCCCCTGGCTGATCCGGTCATCCTGGACGGCGTCCTGAAGTGGACGGTTCCGACCATCGGCCCCAGCCGCAGCATCCGCATCGGGTACCAGACGCGCGTAACGCCCGCCGCGACCGGCGAACTCGTGAACACCGCCGTCGTGACCGGCCAGGGCGCCGGCGGGCAGGCCCAGGCGATCGCCAGCAACGTCGCGACCGCCACCACGAAACTCAACCCGCTGAAGTTCGCGCCGCTGGCGGACATTCTGGGCACCGTGTTCGTGGACCGCAACCGCAACGGCCTGTTCGACCCGCTGCTGGACCAGCCGGTCCCGCGCGCCCGCATCCTGCTGGCCGGCGGCCGCGAGGCCCTCACCGACGCGCGCGGCCGCTACTCGTTCCCGAACGTGGCGCTGGGCACGCAGGCGCTGCGCCTGGACTCCAACACCACGCCCTACCCGCCCCTGAACGTCGCGCAGGACGGCGGCCTGAGCGGCACGCGCACGGTGTTCGTGCGCGGCCTGACCAGCGTGGACTTCCCGCTCGCGCCGCTGGGCGGCCAGATCGACGCGCTGCGCCGCACCACCCTGACCATGGGGGACGTGACACTCGAAAAGGCCGTGTACATCGTGGACGGCGGGTACGTGGTCACGCTGCGCCTGCGCACGCCCCGCCGCCTGGAGGACGTGACCCTCACCGACCCGCTGCCGCAGGGCGCGGTTCTGAAAGAAGGTAGAAATATTCACGTCGGTACCGTGGAGGCAGGTGACCTGAACCTCACCTACCGCTTCGACTGGACGGGCGAGCCTCGGGCCGCCACCACCGATCCAGATCTGAGCTGGAGGTACTGAACGTGCAACCGGACTTTAAACGCTTCGCGACCACCCTCTCGGCCCTGCTGGCCGCGAGCGTTTCGGCCGGCGCACAGAACGTCAGCACCAGCCTGCCCCTGACCTCGGTCGGCGACCGACTCATGTGGACGGTCGGGGATCAGGACCTGATCCTCGACGTGCCCCTGGCCGGTCCGGTGCGGCTGGAGCTGTACAGCCCCCGCGTGGACCCCGGCGATTACCGCTCGGACACGTACTACGGTGACGAGCAGTACGACGCGGGCCGCAGCCCGGTCAGCACCACCTTCAGCGTGCTGCGCGAGGACGGCAGCACCCTGCTGACGCGCACCTTCACGCCCGGCCAGCACGACTGGGCCACGCTGCTCGACCAGGACCTGCCCGCCGGCCGCTACCACCTGCGCGCCGCCACGAGCGGCAACGGCAAGAACACCTTCGCGATCCGCCTGGCGGGCGTCAGCGCCGACGTGCACGCCGACCAGCTGAGCGTGAACGTCCACTCGCGCGACTGGGTGCCCGCCGTGAACATCACCACCGACGGCCGCGCCCACGTGCTGCGCCTGTACGACGGTGACGGCCCGCAGGAACTCGAGGCGCGGCTGCGGGACGCCCAGGGTCACATCTACCCGCTGCAGGTCAGCGCGGACCTGAGCGTCACCGACCTGCCGCTGCCCGCCACGCCCGGCGCGTACACCGTCGAACTGCGCCAGCCTGCCGGCGCGCGGCAGTTCAGCAACACCGTCGGCTTCAGTCTGCTGCGCGACGGCACGCCCACCCCGATGACGGTCGCCCGCGTGGACCAGACTGGCACGCTCAGCGTCCGCGCCGAACTGGTCCTCCCGAACGGAACCCGCCCCACCCAGGCGCAGGTCACGGTCGGCAACACCCCCCTGACCGTGCAGGGGCAGGTCGAGCAGCGCGTCCCCACCGGCACGTACCCCGTCACGGCCGCGCCCGTGCCCGGCGCGCAGGTCAGCGTGAGCGGCAACGTCACCGTGCCCAGGGACGGGCGCGGCGACACCCTCGTGCAGGTGCGCCCCACAGTCAACCTGGACCTCAGCGCCGACAAGCTCGACGTCTGCCAGGGCGACACCGTCACGCTGCGCGCCCGGGCCAGCACTGCCTTCGCGGGCGATCTGCCCCTGGACCTCACGCTGGACGCCCCCGGCCTGAGTGACAAACGTGTCAGAACCGGCACCCTGAACGCCGCCACGCCCGGCGAGCTGACTTTCACCGCTGCGGCCAGCCAGCCCGGCCCGCTGACCGTCACCGCCCGCCTGGCCCCCTGGGGCCTGGAACGGCAGGTGCAGCTGAACGTCCGCCCCGAACGCACCACCCTGCAACTCCAGCGCGACCTGCCCGCCAGCGCGGCCGTCGGCGACGAGGTGACCGTCACCCTGCGCGTCACGAACACTGGCGACACACAGCAGAGCTACACGCTGGAAGACCAGGTGCCCGCCGGCCTTCAGGTCACGGACCCCACCCGCTTCAGTGGCACCCTCGCCCCCGGCGAGACCCGCACCCTGAGCTACCGCGCGACCGTCCAGCAGGCCGGTGACCTGACCGTCAGCGGCCAGCTGACCTCCGACGGCTGCGCCGCCCCCCAGTCCAGCCAGGGCACCCTGAACGCGCAGGCGCCCGCCGAGCCCAGCCCGGCCCAGACGCCCACGGGCACCCCTGCCCCTCAGGCGTCGGCGCCGCAGCAGCTGCGCAGCAGCAGCGTCTCGCTGCCCTTTGACGCGCCCAGCCAGGCCACCGAGATCGTCATCGCGCACGCCCCGCCCGCCAGCGCGCAGTACGTGCCCGGCAGCGCCCGCCTGAACGGCGCGGCCCTCGCAGACCCCCAGGTGGGCCCCAGCGGCACCCTGTACTGGACGCTCCCCGGCCCCGCCCAGCGCGGCGGCACGGCCGTGCGCGGCACCGTCACGTACGACCTGAGCCACACCGGACCGCTGGCCGAACTGCCCGCCCCGGCCCTGCTGGCCCGCTTCAAGGGTGAACGCAGCGAGGTGCTGCACGGCACCCTCAGCGACGCGGACCTCAGGGCGGCGCGCGCCCAGGGCAGCGAGCAGGCCGCGAACGACGGCGCGATCAAGTTCCCGCTCCAGGGCACCCTGATCCGCATCCGCGACCGCATCAACGTCACCGTTGAAGTCCCCCTGGACGGCCCCGTGGCCCTGCGCGTGAACGGCCAGCCCGTCAGTGAGGACCGCATCGGGGAGACCACCATTGACCCCGGCCAGGGCGTGCGCCGCCTCACGTTCATCGGCGTGCCCCTGCAACCCGGCACGAACACCCTGCAACTCGGCGCGGACACCGTCACCGTGCAGCTTGTGGGCGCCACCAGCCGCATCGAGGTCAAGCCCGTCGCCCTGACCGCCGACGGCGCCACGCCCCTGCGCCTGAAGATCCGCACCCTGGATGCCAGCGGCAACCTGACCAGCCAGGACAGCGTGACCCTGCGCAGCAACATCGACCCCACCCAGCAGGGCGCCAGCAGCGCCACCGGCACGTACACCCTGCCGCTCGTGAACGGCGAGGGCGAACTCGTCCTGCAACCCCAGTCCACGCCCACCACACTCAAGTTGCAGGTCGTGCAGGGGCAGGACGTCACCACCTACACCTTCGACGTCACGCCCGACAGCAGCCGCGTCGGCGTGGGCCTGATCAGCGCCACCCTGGGCCTGGACGGCCACCTCAGCCTCGCCGACGACCTGACCTGGCAGGCCCGCGCCAGCTACGAGGGGCCCCTTGCCGGCGGCAAACTGTACGTCGCTGCCGACAAGGCCGGCCTGCCCACCGAGCAGGACACCCTGCGCCGCTTCGCGACCTTCGGCGACGCCAGCACCCAGAGCACCGCGATGCAGGGCATCGACCCCGTCGCCATCCGGTACGACCACCCCAGCTTCCGCGCCGAGTACCGCACCGGCAGCCTGCCCATTGACGTGCTGCCCGTCGGCGAGCAGCTGACCGCCCTGACCGTCGCCAGCAAGAGCAACCCCCAGGTCAGCGGCTTCGTGGCCCTGGTCCCCGAGGACCGCGTCACGGACACCTTGAAGCCCGAACGCACCCGCCTGCTGCGCCTCACGCGCGGCGACATCGCCCCCGGCAGCGAAACGCTAGTTGTCACCACCCTGGAACGCGGCACCGGCAAGGTCCTGCGGCAGGTGACCTTGCAGCGCAACACGGACTACATCCTCGACGGGCGCACTGGGATCATCACCCTGGCCCGCGCCCTGGACGACCTGGACCTCGACGGCAACGACGTGCGCGTTCAGGCCACGTACCGCATCAACGACCCGCTCGCGCAGCGCAAGCTCGCCTACGGCGCGCAGGTGAAGTACCAGACCGAACGCGTCAGTGTTGGCGTGGCCGCCGTCAGCCTGGACGGCACCGTCACCACCGGCGCCCGCGCCAGCTACACCAACGGCGCCACCCGCGCCGACGGCCTGCTCACCTACTCCGGCGGCTTCCAGGCCAGCGGGGACTTCAGCACCAAGGTCGGCAGCAGCGCCATCCAGGCCCGCATCCGCTACCAGGACGGCAGCTACCACGGTCTGGCGCCCATCACGCCCGGCCTGAACGCCAGCGCCAGCGTCACCACGCAGCACACCAGCCGCCTCAGCAGCAACGTGCAGGCCGAGTACCACAACACCCTGGGCGCCACCACCACCGACACCCAGGGCGGCAGCGTCACCGCCCGCGCCGACTACCGCGTCGCGCCCTTCAGCATCGGCGCGGGCGTCAAGTACGCCTACGGTGACCAGTACGGCGTCGGCGCCGTCCTCAGCGCCGGGTACCATAAGGCCCCGCTGGACGTGGACATCACCCACACCCAGCCGCTCGCGGGAGGCGCCGGAGGCAACCTCGATCCTATCACCACCATCAGCACCCGCTACGCCGTCACGGACGCCATCACGGTGGGCCTCACCGACGAACTCAACTGGAAGACCGGGCAGCGCGCCACCCTCAGCCTCGACACCCGCGTGGGCAGCGCCAACTACCAGGTCGCGTACGACCTGCCCAGCGCCGGCGGCCAGGGCAACCGCGCGCGGTTCGGCGTCACCACCAGCGTGCCCATCAGCAAGGAACTCACCGCCGGCGTGCGCGCCAGCGCCACGTACGACATCAGCGCGCAGAAACCTGAACTCGGCGCCGGCGTGGACCTCAGCTACAAGACCAGCGCCGTCAGCGCCACCGCCGGCACCGACCTCACCTACAGCAACCTGGGCTTCGGCGTGGTGCTGCGCGGCGGGATCAGCGGCAGCCTCACCGAGCACCTCACCCTCACCGGGGACGGCCTCGTGGAATTCGGCGCGGGCAAGAACGGCCAGCGCGTCGCCCTGGGCTTCGCGTACCGCGACCGCACCTTCAACGCCCTGGGCAGCGTCCGCTACGTGAACGGCACCCTGGCCGGCACTCAACCCGAACTGAGCAGCAGCCTGGCCGCCGAGTACCGCCAGCCCACCTGGGCCGTGCGCGCCGGCCTGGACACCCGCACCCTGCTCAACGACCCGGGCAGCTTCACCGCGCAGCTGGGCCTCAGCGGCACGTACTACGTCACCGACCGCGTCGGTGTGGGCGCCTGGGGCCGCGTGCTCGCCCAGCCGGGCAGCCAGACCACCCAGCTCGGCTACGGCCTCGAAGCCAGCTACCGCGCCCTGCCCGGCACGTGGGTCACCGTCGGCTACAACCCCCAGGGCTTCGTCGGCCTGGGCGGCCCCGACACCCGCCGCGGCGCGTACCTGCGCCTCGACCTGACTGTCGACGACTCTGTGAGTGCGCGGAAGTAATGAGTAAGGAGGACCCTTGCATTATGCAGACCCACTTTAAACAGCTAACGCGTCGACTGTGTTCCGTTGCGCTTGGCGCTGTAATGTTTACAGCCTTCACTAATGCTCAAGCTGCGGCCAGCTATTGCACGGCGGTCTACTCGGTACAGTCCACGCCCTCTATCAGTTCGATCAATCCTGGTACCAGCACCCAGCTCCGTAATTTTAATATTACGGGCGCCGAACCTAATGCCCTAGCCCTGAATCCGGCGGATGGTCTGCTGTACTATTTTAACCGGGCTACAAATCCTGAAACACTATATAGAGTTGACCCAAAAGTGGCCTCTCCTTCTTCTACATTGATTGGCCAGTTTACAAATACATCCCCCGCTTATCTTGTTGGGGCAACCTTTACAGCTACAGGTGGTCTATTGACCTATTGGAGTAACGCTACCATCAGTACGGCTAACATCGGCGCTCGAACTTTCGGTGCGTTCCTGCCAATTACAGGCTCGGACATCGACACCAGCGGCACGGGGACCAATGGCGATATCGCTCTAGATACCAGTGGCCAGCTCTGGGCAGTGAGCAACACGACAAGCGGTACAGGCGCCCTGTACCGCCTGAGCTTGAATGGGTCGGGCACTGCGTATGTCGCCACAAAAGTCGTCACAATCAGCGGGACCTCCTCGACATCGATCAACGGTCTAGCCATCGATCCAGTGACCAACCGCTTTTATATTTCCGTCAACGGTTCTTTGTATGGTCTGGACGTTCTGGGCAGCAACTCAGGGGCGGCAACCTTAAAGGGTAGTGCCACAGGGGTCTCAGACCTAGGTTCCTGTAATGTCACGCCGAACACTCCGACGCTGAGTAAGTCATTCTCCCCGGCACTCATTCAGACCCCGGCGACAACCTCAACCCTTACTATCACGGTTGGTAATACCAACCTGGCCCCGTACTACCTCTATACGAATCTGGTGGACACCATGCCTTCAGGCATGACCGTTACTGCCAGCAGTCTTGGCGGTACATGCGCTACATCCCCCAACTCACTCACTGCAACCAGCAACTCCATTACGCTCGCAGTTGGCGCCACGATTCCGGTGGGTGGATGTACGATCACGGCCACAGTCAACGTTCCAGGCACAGCTGGCCAATACACCAACACCGTCGTGGCCAATACCTTGCAGGCCTCTACGGGTACACTCAACGCGTCTACAAATGCCACTCTGATCAGTCAGGCGGCAGCAACCATTTCTAAAACATTCTCCCCAACTTCCATACCTCTGAATAGTACAAGCACAGTGACATTCACGGTCAGCAATCCTAATCCTGCTGGGAACCCTGTGCTGACCAGCCTGAACTTCACGGACGCCCTGTCAGGCATGAGTGTCGCCAGCACCAGCATCGGCGGTACCTGCGGGGCGACGAGCAGCCCTGACCTGACTGTCGGTGCAACTAGCTTGAACCTTACGGTGCCTACTCTCGCGGCGGGCGCGAGTTGCACCATTACGGTGAGCGTACGAGCAACGCAGGTCGGCGTGAACCCGAACGTGACCAGCGGAGTCAGTAGTACGGAAACCCCCACGCGTGGTGCGGCGTCCAACACTGCGAACCTCACGGTGACACCTCTGACTACAGTGATTAGTAAGGGGTTCAGCCCGGCCAGCGTGTCCCTGGGTTCAACCACGCAGTTGACCATCAGCGTCACGAACCCCAACGGCGTCTCGGCCCAGAACTTCACGCTGACCGACGACGTGGCGGCCACGACCGGCCTGACCGGACTGACGATCACCGCGGTAGGCAGCGACACGTGCCGCGGCGCGGGCAGCACCTCGGTCCTCAACGGCCGGTACGTGCTGAGCGGCGGCACGCTCCCCGCCGCCGGCTGCGCGGTCACGCTGACTGTTCAGCTGCCCAGCAGCGCCACGGTAGGCCCGGCCACCAACACCATTCTGGGCAGCAGCGTCAGCGGCAGCATTAACGGGCAGCCGCTGCCGACCCCCGCCGACGCCACCGCCGCCCTGACGGTCACCGCTGCGGACCTGAACGTGATCAAGGCTGGCCCCCCCTTCGCCAGACCGGGTGAGGTGATCACGTATACGCTGACCGTCACAAACGGCGGCTCCGCTGAAGCGGCGTCTACAACCCTCACCGATCAGCTGCCCAATGGAGTCACGTTGAGCAGCAGTTCGCCCAGTGCGGCGGTCACTGGTACCACGCTTAGCTGGACCCTGGGGACGCTCGCGCCCGGCGCCTCCCAGACATTCACCGTGACCGTCAGGGCGCCGGACCTCACGGCGCTCGCCTCCACGCCGGCCACCCGCTCACTGCTGAACACCGCGCAGGTCACGACCACCAGCCCTGAAAGCACGACCAGCAACAACGCCAGTGTCGTCACCACCCGTATGATCGCCGCGCAGCTCATCAAATTGGTGCGCAACGTCTCCACCGGCACAGCGTTCGCGGCCAGTGGTGGGGGCGTGCCCGGCGAAACACTGGAATACTGCATTCAGGTGCGGAACGTGGGCGCCGTGGACCTGCCGGCCTTCACGCTAGCTGATGACGTGCCCCTGAACACCACCGTGCAGCTGAGTGCCTACGACGCGGAAGCGGCCGGGGCGGGCGCAGCCGGCACAGCGCTGGGTGTGAAACTCACGCGCGGCACCACCAGCTACCTCACGAGCGCGGCGGACACCGACGCGGGCACATTGACCGGGGCGGGCGGGGCATTCACGCGCGGCGCCCTCACCGTGAACCTGGGCACCCTGGTGACTGCAGATCAGGGCAACGTGTGCTTCCGCGCAGTGATCCGCTGATCCAGCCGCACTCTAGAATTCCCGGTATGTCTGCCCGTGCGCGTGGCGCGCTTCTCCTGATCGTGGTGACCTGCCTGTGGGGCAGCACATTCGCGGTGGTCAAGACGCTGGGGCAACTGCTGCCCGCGTCGGACCTGATCTTC includes the following:
- a CDS encoding DUF11 domain-containing protein — translated: MNRSTSLALTALLFAGSAAQALTPAGTVILNQAQAEFLPPDAGSTVQVQSNEVRTVVQAVCSVSVTPDGTVTQPDQSASVLPGEQAVFTYTVVNTGNARFTFPVGAQAETGSTVSPTLRVVNDLNGNGQVDTNEPDVTDVTLDADQQARVLLVAQAGAAGNAFVNLTASCAGGVNADTNNVSVLRVGPPPVLGVRKTFTPALVRPGTETTVNVTTSNSGQGESREVILTDLLTDQIARGLSFVPGSAQTNVGTLEYTQDGTTWTTAEVSPVRGVRVRVPSLAPGASVQLQFRMLATPSAEGQQFVNTATARTGQDQSSGSATADVRYQPAVAIGPAGNPEAPEGSPADRQSTTFAVAGQLVCFDHTAKNTGDVQDSYRVTVTYPQGAAAATLLGENGQPLVQPLILAPGQTAAVRVCYDAQPGALDALITIQGDRGTSNATHDLIGTVQSGLPELRKTYAAVSGATRQPIPVGGTVAVGDTITYTLSVRNPFDHPVTNVVITDLIPAHLDAQSISDGGVISGQPGAQTAQWTLGTLAPGETRAVTVTTLVSARAVDGEALLNTFSMVSTELPRALASNQVQTPVWSARLLISKQVSAAEATYGDKLTYTLVIRNESATTSIDDAIITDTPASGLEYVPGTSTLDGQPLADPVILDGVLKWTVPTIGPSRSIRIGYQTRVTPAATGELVNTAVVTGQGAGGQAQAIASNVATATTKLNPLKFAPLADILGTVFVDRNRNGLFDPLLDQPVPRARILLAGGREALTDARGRYSFPNVALGTQALRLDSNTTPYPPLNVAQDGGLSGTRTVFVRGLTSVDFPLAPLGGQIDALRRTTLTMGDVTLEKAVYIVDGGYVVTLRLRTPRRLEDVTLTDPLPQGAVLKEGRNIHVGTVEAGDLNLTYRFDWTGEPRAATTDPDLSWRY
- a CDS encoding beta strand repeat-containing protein, translated to MKTTHLFTLMAALAAGTAAAQATVSRTGNLTNAGVTITNTASATFQDPSNTSNTLSASSNTVSTTVLPKYGFNITYPAGGDSDATDTTANAPATHQRTNVVPGTRVVFPYVAVNNGNAAQDITLSSDSTSGVSNVLYFLTNPDTNGDGIVSNAELAAATAVTTITLPVQGDDPATGTVETNSGIVSFYQVYTATGLADVVVGATPIATGQVWSGTANVSATEQKDPATPAYDDLWWQYNSAKIIKVQLTNDPSNPGTTKVTLPPTGSTPVPGYTSGTTPIAVSGDEQSAYPKADADTNPDSVVFTNVISNGAAVADPVTLSVVPRTTFPVTGFSQTVTATATPGVYTVTQTNPDGSTTTATVTLSATSVTVPATGSSTYTVTVTYPDQDTANPYPVYVSVGAESGNDTDTTVDDTTFDTIYPPALQFRDKVTDAAVQAGTAGNPAVFPMVVANTGEYADTYTLSGYTVVKLLDGSQAIVPINYSGTGVTQTGTRSVTDAGTGLTATIPVYTTGAISANGTLDVNASVTLPANVSYTTGTSGYLLNQSVTSVYSGITATDTNDKITVALNGALAVAKFTKTATSYATGSEYVLNGTASTGTSSDPRSVANPADYSAVNTTSYAPGVTYSYKIIGKNTYNTRIEKFYLTDALNTNLNFVSLTGTVTGNTLVGGTDTSGTTVIYSTDGNTWTTTAPTSGTSVYVAVDDPTQTGNQPGSLDPSATLDMTITVNIK